A DNA window from Bradyrhizobium barranii subsp. barranii contains the following coding sequences:
- a CDS encoding type I secretion system permease/ATPase: MALIPGRFALVWIVCFSVSVNLLLLVVPFFSIEVFDRVLSSGSVETLVGLTVIAVGALAFSAAFDTFRNRLLSRFAVGFEHCLAPIILEGSITGAAPGDGRQHDLVKLRELRTFLSSGTVTSLIDAPFLPVFILILFFLHPWYCVIALIGVGVLLAMGVASHWIARGEIAQASQAALKTQALLDGIVRHSSVVRAMGWTRGAIRAFMSLNDEALAPVVRASERIYTISAAARMVRTILQIAAIGCGAWLVLQNEVLSGSLIASSILIARTLQPMEGLVSAWRALASAQDAWTQVCNAAMPVLARPRKTLLPPPAGMLKVERVTFRIGGTQRPILAGISFQCRPSELVVVIGPTGAGKSTLLRLMAGLDRPTSGTIRLDHAALHTWDPDQLGQFVGYLPQDVQLLEGTVAEAIAGFDEYARDEAIVAAAMLAQAHEMILSLPAGYQTEIGRDGCRLSGGQRQRIGLARAFFGDRKLILLDEPNANLDPDGEEALCSAIQSAKARGAASVIVTHRPRLLTIADAVLLLRDGNQVAFGPPYDVLRAQRPAPVPGSPGLPRNVEPQRLPGRRVIP; the protein is encoded by the coding sequence GTGGCCTTGATTCCGGGACGATTCGCATTGGTGTGGATCGTCTGTTTCAGCGTGTCCGTAAACCTGCTGCTGTTGGTCGTCCCTTTCTTTTCCATCGAAGTGTTCGACCGCGTGCTCAGCAGCGGAAGCGTCGAGACGCTTGTCGGCCTCACCGTCATCGCCGTCGGCGCTCTCGCCTTCAGCGCCGCCTTCGACACGTTTCGTAACCGCCTGTTGAGCCGGTTCGCGGTCGGGTTCGAGCACTGCCTCGCTCCGATCATCCTTGAAGGCAGCATCACCGGCGCGGCGCCGGGCGACGGCCGGCAGCACGATCTGGTCAAGCTTCGCGAGTTGAGAACTTTCCTGTCGAGCGGAACGGTCACATCGCTGATAGATGCTCCATTCCTCCCGGTGTTCATTCTCATCCTGTTCTTCCTGCACCCCTGGTATTGCGTCATAGCCCTGATCGGGGTGGGGGTCCTGCTGGCGATGGGTGTTGCAAGCCACTGGATCGCGCGCGGGGAAATTGCGCAGGCTTCGCAGGCCGCGTTGAAGACGCAGGCGTTGCTCGATGGAATCGTCCGGCACTCCAGCGTGGTGCGGGCGATGGGCTGGACCCGGGGCGCCATCCGCGCGTTCATGAGCCTCAATGACGAAGCCCTGGCTCCGGTGGTGCGGGCCAGCGAACGCATCTACACGATCAGCGCCGCCGCGCGAATGGTCAGGACCATTCTGCAGATTGCCGCGATCGGATGCGGTGCCTGGCTCGTGCTCCAGAACGAGGTGCTGTCCGGCAGTCTGATCGCGAGCTCGATCCTGATAGCGCGCACATTGCAGCCCATGGAAGGGTTGGTCTCGGCCTGGCGCGCGCTGGCATCTGCGCAGGACGCCTGGACGCAGGTCTGCAACGCCGCGATGCCGGTGCTTGCGCGTCCGCGGAAGACGTTGCTTCCGCCGCCAGCCGGCATGCTCAAGGTCGAACGGGTGACATTCCGGATTGGCGGGACGCAGCGTCCCATCCTCGCGGGCATATCATTTCAATGCCGGCCGTCCGAGCTTGTCGTCGTGATCGGGCCGACCGGCGCCGGAAAATCCACATTGCTGCGCTTGATGGCAGGCCTCGATCGGCCGACCAGCGGTACGATCCGGTTGGACCACGCAGCACTCCATACCTGGGATCCCGACCAGCTTGGGCAATTCGTCGGCTATCTCCCCCAGGACGTGCAGCTCCTGGAAGGAACGGTGGCCGAAGCCATTGCCGGGTTTGATGAATACGCTCGGGACGAGGCCATCGTCGCCGCGGCCATGCTCGCGCAGGCGCATGAGATGATCCTGTCCCTTCCGGCCGGCTACCAGACCGAGATCGGCCGCGACGGCTGCAGGCTATCCGGTGGCCAGCGTCAGCGCATTGGTCTTGCACGCGCCTTCTTCGGCGATCGCAAATTGATCCTGCTGGATGAGCCCAATGCCAATCTCGACCCGGACGGCGAAGAAGCGTTGTGCTCCGCCATTCAATCGGCCAAAGCGCGCGGCGCGGCGTCGGTGATCGTCACCCACCGGCCGCGGCTGTTGACCATCGCCGATGCCGTGCTGCTGTTGAGGGACGGCAACCAGGTCGCCTTCGGACCGCCATATGATGTTCTTCGCGCCCAGCGGCCGGCACCGGTACCGGGTTCGCCAGGGCTCCCGCGCAATGTCGAACCTCAGAGGTTGCCAGGCAGGAGGGTCATTCCATGA
- a CDS encoding helix-turn-helix transcriptional regulator, with the protein MEYFAKAMAELLGCRSCYVAMLSASGLEEARIGDAPADPSCAAMVERFARKGTAEDVASLEPINSRTSFVRKLIGAEPPVKSHSVIGRFASDERTTVVFVAGWRPAALAASEIPGLAHTVRPLWKAAHSLARQTPGQVDAQLWLEELTFPAIVVDQGLHIYAVNRGGRVLLAKRELLRMEGGRLAGSCASVTESLRGAIGKVLIESGTHGWFNTTVPLSTDRQQFAFAKIGAVPTHDKLGQALIVVPQFDDVQGAHCIASAFGLNWAEERIVARILQFQCPRDIGAELGLTEATVRTYTKRIMLKLGINRQSEFFLLYHLTQSPFGAGRRENWVSRPASDCRLDEEDPMRLRTAGKRSPD; encoded by the coding sequence ATGGAATATTTCGCGAAGGCCATGGCGGAATTGCTCGGCTGCCGGAGCTGCTACGTAGCCATGCTATCCGCCTCCGGGCTGGAAGAAGCCAGGATCGGAGATGCTCCTGCCGATCCGTCATGCGCGGCGATGGTTGAGCGATTTGCGCGCAAGGGTACGGCCGAGGACGTCGCCTCGCTCGAGCCGATCAATTCCCGGACCTCCTTCGTCCGCAAGTTGATCGGCGCGGAACCCCCGGTAAAGAGTCATTCAGTCATTGGCAGGTTTGCTTCCGATGAGCGAACCACGGTCGTGTTCGTGGCCGGATGGCGACCGGCCGCGCTTGCGGCATCGGAGATTCCCGGCTTGGCGCATACCGTGCGCCCGTTATGGAAGGCTGCTCATTCACTTGCCCGGCAAACGCCGGGGCAGGTCGATGCGCAACTCTGGCTCGAAGAGCTGACCTTTCCCGCCATCGTCGTGGACCAGGGCCTGCACATTTACGCAGTCAATCGTGGTGGACGCGTGCTGCTTGCCAAGCGCGAGTTGCTCAGGATGGAAGGAGGCAGGCTTGCTGGCTCATGCGCTTCCGTGACCGAGAGCTTGCGGGGGGCAATCGGGAAAGTGCTCATCGAGAGCGGGACTCATGGATGGTTCAACACTACGGTACCGCTCTCGACGGATCGTCAGCAGTTCGCCTTCGCCAAGATCGGCGCTGTTCCAACGCATGACAAGCTGGGACAGGCCCTCATCGTCGTGCCGCAATTCGATGACGTGCAGGGCGCGCACTGCATCGCATCTGCCTTCGGCTTGAACTGGGCTGAGGAAAGAATCGTCGCCCGGATTCTTCAATTCCAGTGCCCTCGCGATATTGGAGCCGAGCTTGGGCTGACCGAGGCAACGGTGCGAACCTACACCAAGAGGATCATGCTCAAACTGGGGATCAACCGACAGTCGGAGTTCTTTCTCTTGTATCATCTCACCCAGTCGCCTTTTGGCGCTGGCAGGCGCGAGAACTGGGTGAGCCGGCCGGCCTCCGACTGTCGATTGGACGAAGAGGATCCGATGAGATTGCGGACGGCCGGCAAACGTTCGCCTGACTGA
- a CDS encoding HlyD family type I secretion periplasmic adaptor subunit: MTQTGHASAMSAPVAGPSKTWPTEQPRSDMRRIIAWGCVLLVLQFCGFGLWATTVPLRGAVVAPGFIKVHSKRKAVQHLEGGIIKSIYVRENDHVEAGQLIARLDTAQIEGSLGSLETKFFADLAMEARLAAEQDAAKSIRFPDELRESATRLSARIAIQTQEAEFAARLAAIENERKVIDQQMLQNADTIRGLQSNTQGLEQQLKLLREEIADTSYLLAKGLARKPRLLALQRAEAEATGQVDRNAASISEMQGKIAELQDRRRQLGFNQNQDIAKQRHATSEEIGDLRHRIAALRAQLVRSELRAPESGRIVGLNSRDLNAVLGPRETLLEIVPMQDRLVIEATLKPADREEVYVGQMARVRVHALNIRRRPMLEGRVVGVAADALTDTHSGDSSYLAEVELDPNAPTASYISTLMPGMPVEIFVETGERTFAEYLLQPMTLRINRAFREN, encoded by the coding sequence ATGACGCAGACCGGTCATGCCTCCGCGATGTCCGCGCCTGTTGCAGGTCCGTCGAAGACCTGGCCGACGGAGCAACCGCGATCCGACATGCGACGGATCATCGCATGGGGCTGTGTATTGCTCGTCCTGCAATTTTGCGGCTTCGGCTTGTGGGCAACCACGGTTCCGCTCCGCGGCGCTGTCGTGGCACCAGGATTCATCAAGGTCCATTCGAAGCGCAAGGCTGTGCAACATCTGGAAGGCGGAATCATCAAATCGATCTATGTCCGGGAGAACGATCACGTCGAAGCCGGTCAACTCATTGCACGGCTCGACACCGCGCAGATCGAAGGGAGCCTTGGTTCCCTCGAAACCAAGTTCTTTGCTGATCTGGCGATGGAGGCCCGGCTGGCGGCGGAGCAGGACGCCGCGAAGTCAATCCGGTTTCCGGACGAATTGCGGGAAAGTGCGACGCGTCTCTCCGCACGTATCGCCATTCAAACCCAGGAGGCCGAATTTGCCGCGCGACTGGCCGCGATTGAGAACGAGCGCAAGGTGATCGATCAGCAGATGCTGCAAAACGCGGACACCATCCGCGGCCTGCAGAGCAACACCCAAGGGCTTGAACAGCAACTCAAGCTGTTGCGGGAAGAAATCGCCGACACGAGTTATCTCCTCGCAAAGGGCCTCGCCCGGAAACCACGTTTGCTGGCCTTGCAACGGGCCGAAGCCGAGGCCACCGGACAGGTCGATCGCAATGCCGCGTCAATCTCGGAGATGCAGGGCAAGATCGCGGAGTTGCAGGACAGACGCAGGCAACTGGGGTTCAACCAAAATCAGGATATCGCCAAGCAGCGGCATGCGACGAGCGAGGAGATCGGCGACCTCAGACATCGAATTGCCGCGTTGCGTGCCCAGCTTGTCCGGTCTGAATTGCGTGCCCCGGAAAGTGGAAGGATCGTCGGCCTCAACAGCAGGGACCTCAATGCCGTGCTTGGACCTCGGGAAACCCTTTTGGAAATCGTTCCGATGCAAGATCGGCTTGTCATCGAGGCGACATTGAAGCCTGCCGATCGGGAAGAGGTCTATGTCGGACAGATGGCGCGTGTGCGGGTTCACGCGCTGAACATTCGCCGCCGGCCGATGCTTGAGGGAAGGGTGGTCGGCGTTGCGGCAGACGCACTGACCGACACCCATTCCGGCGACAGCTCCTATTTGGCCGAGGTTGAGCTCGACCCCAACGCGCCGACGGCCTCCTACATCTCCACATTGATGCCTGGAATGCCTGTCGAGATATTTGTCGAGACGGGGGAACGAACCTTTGCGGAATATCTTTTGCAGCCGATGACGTTACGGATCAACCGTGCGTTCAGGGAGAATTAA
- the dapB gene encoding 4-hydroxy-tetrahydrodipicolinate reductase — protein MSDMRLIVAGAGGRMGRALARAIADTEGAVLAGALEAPGSELLGKDAGVLAGLPANGVKLSADLWAMSKDADGILDFTVPAATIANVAIAAERGIVHVIGTTGLSASDNAVIKSVTNRAVVVQSGNMSLGVNLLAAVVKRVAKALDESFDIEVVETHHRMKIDAPSGTALMLGQAAAAGRGISLDEHSDRGRDGITGARKPGDIGFASLRGGTVAGEHSVTFLGPFERLTLSHLAEDRMLFAHGALKAALWAHGKKPGHYSMADVLGLADI, from the coding sequence ATGTCCGATATGCGTCTGATTGTTGCTGGGGCAGGCGGCCGGATGGGCCGGGCGCTGGCACGAGCGATTGCCGACACCGAAGGCGCGGTGCTGGCGGGAGCCCTGGAGGCGCCCGGCTCGGAGCTGCTTGGCAAGGATGCCGGCGTACTCGCGGGCCTGCCGGCCAACGGCGTCAAACTCTCGGCCGACCTCTGGGCGATGTCGAAGGACGCCGACGGCATCCTGGATTTCACCGTGCCGGCCGCGACCATCGCCAATGTCGCGATCGCGGCCGAACGCGGCATCGTGCACGTCATCGGCACCACCGGACTGTCGGCCTCCGACAACGCCGTGATCAAGAGCGTCACCAACCGTGCGGTCGTGGTGCAGTCGGGCAATATGAGCCTGGGCGTCAATCTGCTCGCGGCGGTGGTCAAGCGCGTCGCCAAGGCACTCGACGAGAGCTTCGATATCGAAGTCGTGGAAACCCACCACCGCATGAAGATCGATGCGCCCTCGGGCACTGCGCTGATGCTGGGCCAGGCCGCTGCCGCCGGCCGCGGCATCTCGCTCGATGAGCATTCGGACCGCGGCCGCGACGGCATCACCGGCGCGCGCAAGCCGGGCGACATCGGCTTTGCCTCCTTGCGCGGCGGCACCGTCGCCGGCGAGCACAGCGTGACCTTCCTCGGTCCGTTCGAACGCCTGACACTGTCGCATCTCGCCGAAGACCGCATGCTGTTCGCACACGGCGCGCTCAAGGCGGCGCTGTGGGCGCATGGCAAGAAGCCGGGGCACTACTCCATGGCCGACGTGCTCGGTCTCGCAGACATCTGA
- a CDS encoding methylated-DNA--[protein]-cysteine S-methyltransferase, whose amino-acid sequence MMTLAINDQRLAKPGSQNAALRDYDSVRRAIAFISENWRTQPAIEAMADAAGVTPDELHHLFRRWASITPKAFMQALTLDHAKGLLRDSASILDAALDSGLSGPGRLHDLFVTHEAMSPGEWKNGGAGLTLRYGFHPSPFGTAIVIATDRGLSGLAFADPGEEKVALADMTRRWRNATYVEDHEGTAPLAQRIFDTKLWRPDQPLRVVMIGTDFEVRVWETLLKIPMGRAVSYSDIACNINSPKASRAVGAAVGKNPVSFVVPCHRALGKSGTLTGYHWGITRKQAMLGWEAGQLGMQ is encoded by the coding sequence ATGATGACACTCGCCATAAATGACCAGCGCCTGGCCAAGCCGGGCTCCCAGAACGCCGCGTTGCGCGATTACGACTCCGTGCGCCGGGCGATCGCATTCATCTCGGAGAACTGGCGCACCCAGCCGGCCATCGAAGCGATGGCCGATGCGGCGGGCGTCACGCCGGATGAGCTGCACCATCTGTTCCGCCGCTGGGCCTCGATCACGCCGAAGGCGTTCATGCAGGCGCTGACGCTCGATCACGCCAAGGGACTGTTGCGGGACTCCGCGAGCATTCTCGATGCCGCGCTCGACTCAGGTCTTTCAGGACCGGGCCGGCTGCACGATCTCTTCGTCACCCATGAAGCGATGTCGCCCGGCGAATGGAAGAACGGCGGCGCGGGTCTCACCTTGCGCTACGGCTTCCATCCCTCGCCCTTCGGCACGGCGATCGTGATCGCCACCGACCGCGGCCTGTCAGGCCTTGCGTTCGCCGATCCCGGTGAGGAGAAGGTCGCGCTCGCCGACATGACGCGGCGATGGCGCAACGCAACTTACGTCGAGGATCACGAAGGCACCGCGCCGCTCGCACAGCGCATCTTCGACACCAAGCTGTGGCGGCCGGACCAGCCGTTGCGCGTGGTGATGATCGGCACCGATTTCGAGGTGCGGGTGTGGGAGACGCTGCTGAAGATCCCGATGGGTCGCGCGGTGTCCTATTCCGACATCGCCTGCAACATCAACAGCCCGAAGGCCTCACGCGCCGTCGGCGCTGCGGTCGGCAAGAACCCGGTCTCGTTCGTCGTGCCCTGCCACCGCGCGCTCGGCAAGAGCGGCACGCTCACCGGCTATCACTGGGGCATCACCCGCAAGCAGGCGATGCTGGGCTGGGAAGCCGGGCAGCTGGGGATGCAGTGA
- a CDS encoding DUF2244 domain-containing protein, which yields MSTGNEIERERSESETEPQIFSALLTPHRSLNRTGFLAVMLFLSVVSFATGLAFLMMGAWPVFGFFGLDVLVIWWAFKANFRTARAREEISVTTSELRVRRVSHRGQVAEWTFNPLWVRLDMEVDEDFGIEHLYLISRGHQIQIARFLGPDEKAPFYKGLVEALNAAKRGPTYNPVS from the coding sequence ATGAGCACAGGCAACGAAATTGAGCGCGAGCGATCTGAGAGCGAGACGGAGCCTCAGATCTTTTCCGCGCTCCTGACGCCGCACCGCTCGCTGAACCGCACCGGCTTCCTCGCCGTGATGCTGTTCCTGAGCGTGGTGAGCTTTGCCACCGGCCTCGCCTTCCTGATGATGGGTGCGTGGCCGGTGTTCGGCTTCTTCGGCCTCGACGTGCTGGTGATCTGGTGGGCCTTCAAGGCTAATTTCCGCACCGCGCGGGCGCGCGAGGAGATTTCGGTCACGACGTCCGAGCTGCGGGTGCGGCGCGTCAGTCATCGCGGCCAGGTCGCCGAATGGACGTTCAATCCGCTCTGGGTCCGCCTCGACATGGAAGTCGACGAGGATTTTGGCATCGAGCATCTCTATCTGATCTCGCGCGGCCACCAGATCCAGATCGCCCGCTTCCTCGGTCCGGACGAAAAAGCACCTTTTTACAAAGGCTTGGTTGAGGCCCTGAACGCTGCCAAGCGCGGCCCGACCTACAACCCGGTCTCCTGA
- the nth gene encoding endonuclease III: MAKITRKPAPRKASVPKKKAKATVAKPRAPARKSLKATRPNSKPWTPAEIHEVFSRFRKANPEPKGELEHVNPFTLLVAVVLSAQATDAGVNKATRALFEIADTPQKMLDLGEERLREYIKTIGLYRTKAKNVIALSAKVLSDFGGEVPRTRAEIESLPGAGRKTANVVLNMAFGEHTMAVDTHVFRVGNRTGMAPGKTPLEVELGLEKVIPAEFMLHAHHWLILHGRYTCLARKPRCEVCLINDLCRWPEKTV, encoded by the coding sequence ATGGCGAAAATCACCCGCAAGCCGGCCCCGCGCAAAGCGTCCGTGCCGAAGAAAAAGGCAAAGGCCACTGTTGCGAAGCCGAGGGCTCCCGCCAGGAAATCGCTCAAGGCCACAAGACCCAATTCCAAACCTTGGACGCCGGCCGAGATCCATGAGGTCTTCAGCCGTTTCCGCAAAGCCAATCCGGAGCCGAAAGGCGAGCTCGAGCACGTCAATCCGTTCACGCTGCTGGTCGCGGTGGTGCTGTCGGCGCAGGCCACCGATGCCGGGGTCAACAAGGCGACGCGCGCATTGTTCGAGATCGCCGACACGCCGCAGAAGATGCTCGACCTCGGCGAAGAGCGCTTGCGCGAATACATCAAGACCATCGGCCTTTATCGCACCAAGGCGAAGAACGTCATTGCGCTGTCGGCAAAAGTGCTCAGCGATTTCGGCGGCGAGGTGCCGCGCACGCGAGCCGAGATCGAGTCGCTGCCCGGCGCTGGGCGCAAGACCGCAAATGTCGTGCTCAACATGGCCTTCGGCGAGCACACCATGGCGGTGGACACGCATGTGTTTCGCGTCGGCAACCGCACCGGGATGGCGCCCGGCAAGACGCCGCTCGAAGTCGAGCTTGGTCTCGAAAAGGTGATCCCGGCCGAGTTCATGTTGCACGCCCATCATTGGCTGATCCTGCATGGCCGCTATACTTGCCTCGCCCGCAAGCCGCGCTGTGAGGTGTGTCTGATCAACGATCTCTGCCGGTGGCCGGAGAAGACGGTCTGA
- a CDS encoding M23 family metallopeptidase — MSRRMGCAGFLYRMFAALALAGAGFPAHAQSIQLALPIACEPGHTCYIQNYTDLDPSRSARDYKCGTLTYDDHNGTDFRLPSLAVQKAGVDVRAAAGGRILRTRNDAPDGAFTKSGREAVREAECGNGVVIEHPEQWETQYCHLAAGSVLVKPGDKVDLGQPIGRVGLSGLTEYPHLHFTVRHNGAVVDPFAYGVRPESCEGGQSLWLAALRPKLEYQERAILNAGFTTGPVTMELIEDGSAESQKPSAGSMAIVAFVRAIGLKAGDAQWLVIKDPLDNVIAENRSAPLQANKAQFMLFAGKKRPPGGWERGSYKATYVVERDGQIVLRKDLELML, encoded by the coding sequence ATGTCGAGGCGCATGGGCTGCGCAGGTTTCCTCTACCGGATGTTTGCTGCCCTGGCATTGGCCGGGGCCGGCTTCCCTGCCCATGCCCAGAGCATTCAATTGGCGCTGCCGATTGCCTGCGAGCCTGGCCACACCTGCTACATCCAGAATTACACGGATCTCGATCCATCGCGGTCGGCGCGAGATTACAAGTGCGGCACGCTGACTTATGACGACCATAACGGCACCGATTTTCGTTTGCCCTCACTGGCAGTGCAAAAGGCCGGCGTGGACGTGCGCGCAGCGGCGGGCGGCCGCATTCTTCGTACACGCAATGACGCTCCGGACGGCGCTTTCACAAAATCGGGACGCGAAGCGGTGCGCGAGGCCGAATGTGGCAATGGCGTCGTCATCGAACATCCGGAGCAGTGGGAAACCCAGTACTGCCACCTCGCCGCCGGCAGTGTGCTGGTCAAGCCTGGAGACAAGGTCGACCTCGGACAGCCGATCGGCCGTGTCGGACTCTCCGGCCTCACTGAGTATCCTCACCTGCATTTCACCGTGAGGCACAATGGCGCGGTGGTCGATCCCTTTGCGTATGGCGTTCGTCCCGAGTCTTGCGAGGGCGGTCAATCGCTCTGGCTTGCTGCCCTCCGCCCGAAACTCGAGTACCAGGAACGAGCCATCCTCAATGCAGGCTTTACGACGGGGCCGGTCACGATGGAACTCATCGAGGACGGCAGTGCCGAGAGCCAAAAGCCGTCCGCCGGTTCGATGGCAATCGTCGCGTTCGTGCGGGCCATCGGGCTGAAGGCAGGCGATGCGCAATGGCTGGTCATCAAGGATCCCCTCGACAACGTCATCGCGGAAAATCGGTCTGCACCACTTCAGGCCAACAAGGCGCAATTCATGCTCTTCGCGGGGAAGAAGCGACCTCCCGGGGGGTGGGAACGCGGCTCCTACAAGGCCACTTATGTTGTCGAGCGCGATGGCCAGATCGTGCTCAGGAAAGACTTGGAGCTCATGCTCTAG
- a CDS encoding 2,3-bisphosphoglycerate-dependent phosphoglycerate mutase — protein sequence MSERLLVLVRHGQSEWNLKNLFTGWKDPDLTELGVKEATEAGRKLKAQGLVFDVAYTSVLTRAQHTLDLILGELDQKGLPTSKDLALNERDYGDLSGLNKDDARKKWGEDQVLIWRRSYDVPPPGGESLKDTLARALPYYVQEILPGVLNGKRTLVAAHGNSLRALIMVLEKLSPEGILKRELATGVPIIYRLNADSTVASKLDLAG from the coding sequence ATGAGCGAACGTCTCCTCGTGCTCGTCCGCCACGGTCAGAGCGAGTGGAATCTGAAGAACCTGTTCACGGGCTGGAAGGATCCTGATCTCACCGAGCTGGGCGTGAAGGAAGCCACGGAAGCCGGCCGCAAGCTGAAGGCGCAGGGCCTCGTGTTCGACGTCGCCTACACCTCGGTCTTGACGCGCGCGCAGCACACGCTCGATCTCATTCTCGGCGAGCTCGACCAGAAGGGCCTGCCGACCTCCAAAGACCTCGCGCTGAACGAGCGCGACTACGGCGATCTCTCCGGCCTCAACAAGGACGATGCCCGCAAGAAATGGGGCGAGGACCAGGTGCTGATCTGGCGCCGCTCCTACGACGTGCCGCCGCCCGGCGGCGAAAGCCTGAAGGATACGCTGGCGCGCGCGCTGCCCTATTACGTGCAGGAGATCCTGCCCGGCGTGCTCAACGGCAAGCGCACGCTGGTCGCCGCCCACGGCAACTCGCTGCGCGCGCTGATCATGGTGCTGGAAAAGCTCTCGCCCGAAGGCATTTTGAAGCGCGAGCTCGCGACCGGTGTGCCGATCATCTACCGGCTCAATGCGGATTCGACGGTGGCGTCGAAGCTGGATCTGGCGGGCTGA